The Primulina tabacum isolate GXHZ01 chromosome 7, ASM2559414v2, whole genome shotgun sequence genome includes a window with the following:
- the LOC142551402 gene encoding uncharacterized protein LOC142551402 — MINMELNVSGVGIDGTFTAHDKQLPSTLKKTALRDVQNENAGSMPKQQDNLLTGTGKPNRDAVKVSGNKRLTPECPSSSQGLPSLTYNGMNENVMNARRRFELELGRGRLQKNVEIYSDSSQLRNTVQQSQEVPQKPAQTKYNSPKHMPVATSNIMTPITAFSTSVPSVPNKQNNSTQAAKVSPDLPCTIDIKRTNGQLRTERFIHLQKFLKQCDDTDQREYMQMLMHLSPAELSKHAVELEKRAIQLTMEEGNEMQRMKALNILGKPSPTNNLLSST; from the exons atgatcaatatggaACTCAATGTCAGTGGAGTGGGTATTGATGGAACTTTTACTGCTCACGATAAGCAACTTCCTAGTACACTAAAAAAAACTGCTCTGAGAGATGTGCAGAATGAAAACGCAGGATCGATGCCAAAGCAGCAAGATAATTTGCTTACTGGTACTGGAAAACCAAATCGTGATGCAGTTAAGGTTAGCGGGAATAAGCGGCTGACACCCGAGTGCCCTTCAAGTTCTCAGGGTCTTCCATCCTTGACCTACAACGGTATGAATGAGAATGTCATGAATGCACGTAGGAGATTTGAATTAGAACTTGGGAGGGGAAGACTACAGAAAAATGTTGAAATATATTCAGACAGTTCACAATTAAGGAACACTGTCCAACAATCACAGGAAGTACCTCAAAAGCCTGCTCAGACGAAGTATAATAGTCCAAAACACATGCCTGTGGCTACATCAAATATTATGACCCCTATCACTGCCTTTTCGACAAGTGTTCCATCAGTTCCAAATAAGCAGAATAATAGCACTCAAGCTGCTAAGGTCTCGCCAGATCTTCCTTGTACAATTGACATTAAGAGAACTAATGGTCAACTAAGAACCGAACGCTTCATTCACCTGCAGAAGTTTCTAAAACAATGTGATGACACCGACCAAAGAGAGTACATGCAAA TGCTCATGCATTTATCTCCCGCTGAGCTTAGCAAGCATGCTGTCGAGTTGGAGAAGAGAGCAATCCAGTTAACCATGGAGGAAG GAAATGAAATGCAACGGATGAAGGCACTGAATATTTTGGGGAAGCCTTCTCCGACCAATAATTTGTTATCATCAACGTAG